A region of the Polynucleobacter sp. MWH-Braz-FAM2G genome:
TAGCTGCGCCGATGGAAATTATCGAAGAGCGCACTATTGGACCTAGTCTTGGCGCCGAGAATATTGAGAAAGGTTTTAAATCTCTTCTCATTGGCTTTAGTGCGATTGCCATTTTCATGATGGCCTACTACTTGTTATTCGGCACATTTTCTGTTGTCGCTTTAGCGGTCAACTTATTGCTATTGATTTCTGTTCTCTCAATGCTTCAAGCAACCCTTACATTACCTGGTATCGCAGCGATGGCATTAGCTCTGGGTATGGCGATTGATTCGAACGTATTGATTAACGAACGTATCCGTGAAGAGCTGCGCAATGGTGCATCTCCACAAACAGCGATTGCTGTGGGTTTTGATAAAGCGTGGGCAACAATTTTGGACTCCAACGTAACCACTTTAATTGCAGGTCTAGCACTTTTAGCATTCGGTTCTGGTCCCATTAAAGGCTTCGCTGTAGTCCACTGCTTGGGCATTTTGACTTCAATGTTCTCCGCCGTCTTCTTCTCACGTGGCCTTGTCAATCTTTGGTACGGCAGACATAAGAAGATTCAAAAACTCGCTATTGGCCAAGTTTGGCGCCCTCAGGAGAAGTAAGCCATGGAATTTTTTCGCATCAAAAAAGATATCCCTTTCATGCGCCATGCTTTGGTGCTTAATGCGATCTCTTTTATTACCTTTTTAGCCGCCGTCTTCTTCCTTTGGCATAACGGCCTACACCTCTCCATCGAATTTACTGGTGGCACGGTAATGGAAGTGACTTATCCACAAACTGCCCCTTTAGACTCAATTCGAGAAAAGGTTGAAAAGTTAGGTTACGCAGATACTCAGATTCAAAATTTTGGTAGCTCACGCGATGTGATGATTCGCCTGCCGCTACAAAAAGATGCTGAAGGAAAGTTAATCTCTTCTGCCGATCAAAGTAATGCAGTGATGCAAGCGTTAGACCCTGCAAGCTCAGGAGCTAAGCTCCAGCGAGTGGAGTTTGTAGGTCCACAAGTTGGCCAAGAATTGGCTATCGATGGATTAAAAGCCCTGGTCTTTGTAATCATCGGCATCGTTGTATATCTCTCATTTCGCTTTGAGTGGAAGTTTGCGGTTGCCGGCATTATTGCGAATTTGCATGATGTGGTCATCATTTTGGGCTTCTTTGCCTTCTTCCAATGGGAATTTTCACTTTCCGTTTTGGCGGCAGTACTTGCTGTACTTGGCTACTCAGTCAATGAATCCGTAGTTATCTTTGACCGAATTCGCGAGAATTTCCGTAAATATCGCAAGATGAATACCCGCGAAATTATTGACAACGCCATCACCAGCACGATTAGTAGAACCGTAATTACTCACGGAAGCACTGAAATGATGGTTTTAGCAATGTTAATCTTCGGCGGCCCTACACTCTTCTACTTCGCCCTAGCTCTGACTATTGGTATTTTGTTTGGTATTTACTCTTCAGTTTTCGTAGCAGCCGCATTGGCCATGTGGCTAGGTGTTACACGCGAAGATTTAGTCAAGGGCGAGAGAAAACCAGATGATGACGCCCGCAAAGATGATCCTAATTATGGGGCTCGGGTTTAACTAGAAACGTCTAGTTAAATGAAAAGTTTTGGCTTTCAAGGGCAGCTAAGATTCTTTTAGTTGCCCCTTGATGCTCTACCGAATAAGTTTTTGCGGCCGCACTCATCCTTGCAAGTTCGTCCGCATTGGTAAGCAACTCTTTCAAGGACTCCATTAAAGCAATAGGTTGGGTCAAGATCAACTCACCCTTAATTCGCTTTGCTGCGCCACTTTCAATCGCATCTAAAGTAGCCTGCTGAAAGTTATAGGTATGCTCACCCAGCAAAACAGGACAACCTGCTGCGCATGCCTCAATCAGGTTTTGACCTCCAAATGGCAACAGACTGCCGCCCATAAGCACCAAATCGGAGGCGCTGTAATACATAGGCATCTCGCCCATGGAATCGCCCAAGACAATATCTAATCCAGCGCACTCACTTGGAATGCCTGTCCACTCACTGCGACGGCGAAACTTGAATCCAGCATTCAAAATCTGATCCGCCACTTCTGGAAAACGCTCTGGATGACGTGGCACCAAACATAACAAAGGCACGATTGGAAAAGCATTGCTTAATAACAAGTCTTTCCAGGCCTTGAGTATGATTGCTTCTTCACCGTCACGCGTGCTGGCAGCGCACACCATTAAGCGTTGACTAGCATGTAATTCTTGGTGCCAAATTTTTCCCTGCTCCACAAGCACAGGATCAAGTGGCACATCAAACTTTAGATTTCCTACTATCTGGACATTTTGAACATCGAGACTGCGGTAACGATGTGCATCAAATTCTGTTTGCGCCAAGATGCCCACAAAAGCCTGAAATAATGATCGTCCTGCCTTGCCAAATCTATTTATACGACGCGCACTTCTCTCCGATAAACGGGCATTTACCAAGAACAGTGGCAATCTAATTTCTTTGCAACGAAAGACAACAGTTGGCCACGCCTCCGTCTCCATAAAAAGGCCGAACTTTGGCCTAAAGGTCTTGAGAAAATGCTCAACAGCCCAGCAAATGTCATACGGCAAATAAACCTGTTGAATTTGACCGGAGGCTATCTGCCTAGCAAATAACTGCTTTCCTGTGCGACGCCCATTTAATGTCATATGGGTCAGCAAAATAGATTCGCCTCTAGCTAGATAGGCTTCAATTAAGGGTTGAGCAGCGCGAGTTTCTCCTACCGATACGGCATGAATCCAGACAGAGCCCTTATTAATTGGCTGACTATACCCAAAACCAAGACGCTCTGGAATGTGATGCAAATAAGAAAAGGCATGGCGAGCTCGCCAAGCTAAACGCACAAAGGCAAATGGCAATAAGAGATGCCATAACAACTGATAAATAGCAAACCAGATTCGGGGTCGTGCCCCGTAGTCTGAATTGGTGGTCAAACTCACTTTTTAAGACGTTCGGTCAACTCGACCGCCTTACCCAAATAGGAAGATGGAGTCATTTCCAGTAAGCGTGCTTTTGCATCCTCTGGAATCTTCAAACCACGAATAAAAGTTTGTAAATCGGCTTGATTGATGCCCTTACCGCGAGTTAATTCCTTAAGTTGCTCATAAGGATTCTCTATGCCATAACGACGCATCACGGTTTGCACTGGCTCGGCCAATACTTCCCAGCAAGCATCTAGATCAGCAGCGATTGCAGCATAATTTACCTCTAGCTTGCCTAGTCCACGCAAAGCGCTGTCGTAGGCCAAAACACTATGGCCAAATGCAGGGCCTAGGTTACGCAAAACTGTGGAATCAGTGAGGTCACGCTGCCAACGAGAGATAGGTAATTTTTCGGCAAGATGACGAAGCAATACATTGGCAACGCCTAAATTGCCTTCAGAATTCTCAAAGTCAATTGGGTTAACTTTATGTGGCATCGTGGATGAACCTATCTCACCCGCTTTTGTGCGCTGCTTAAAATATCCAACAGAGATGTAAGCCCAGAAATCACGATCCATGTCCAAAAGTATCGTATTGGCACGAGCAATTGCATCAAAGAGTTGTGCCATGCCATCGTGCGGCTCAATCTGAATTGTGTACGGATTAAAGGTGAGACCTAGTCTGTTTTCCACTACATTCTTGGAGAAATTCTCCCAATCAAACTCAGGATATGCCGATAGATGAGCGTTGTAGTTTCCAACAGCACCGTTCATTTTTCCAAGCAATGGCACAGCAGCTATAGCGTCAATGGCGCGCTCTAAACGCTTAGCAATATTTGCAATTTCCTTTCCTAACGTACTTGGCGAAGCAGGCTGACCATGAGTGCGAGAGAGTAATGGAACCTTGGCGTGCTCAATAGCCAAATCAGTTAGAGCAGATAAGACTTTTCTAAGTTGCGGCAAAAGTACTTCATCTCGTGCGCCACGCAACATCAAACCATGGGAAGTATTATTGATGTCCTCTGAGGTACAAGCGAAGTGAATAAACTCACTCGCCTTTAATAAATCAGGACGCCCTGCAACTTTTTCTTTTAAAAAGTATTCAACCGCTTTTACGTCATGATTGGTTACAGCTTCGATATCTT
Encoded here:
- the secF gene encoding protein translocase subunit SecF, with the protein product MEFFRIKKDIPFMRHALVLNAISFITFLAAVFFLWHNGLHLSIEFTGGTVMEVTYPQTAPLDSIREKVEKLGYADTQIQNFGSSRDVMIRLPLQKDAEGKLISSADQSNAVMQALDPASSGAKLQRVEFVGPQVGQELAIDGLKALVFVIIGIVVYLSFRFEWKFAVAGIIANLHDVVIILGFFAFFQWEFSLSVLAAVLAVLGYSVNESVVIFDRIRENFRKYRKMNTREIIDNAITSTISRTVITHGSTEMMVLAMLIFGGPTLFYFALALTIGILFGIYSSVFVAAALAMWLGVTREDLVKGERKPDDDARKDDPNYGARV
- a CDS encoding 3-deoxy-D-manno-octulosonic acid transferase; this translates as MSLTTNSDYGARPRIWFAIYQLLWHLLLPFAFVRLAWRARHAFSYLHHIPERLGFGYSQPINKGSVWIHAVSVGETRAAQPLIEAYLARGESILLTHMTLNGRRTGKQLFARQIASGQIQQVYLPYDICWAVEHFLKTFRPKFGLFMETEAWPTVVFRCKEIRLPLFLVNARLSERSARRINRFGKAGRSLFQAFVGILAQTEFDAHRYRSLDVQNVQIVGNLKFDVPLDPVLVEQGKIWHQELHASQRLMVCAASTRDGEEAIILKAWKDLLLSNAFPIVPLLCLVPRHPERFPEVADQILNAGFKFRRRSEWTGIPSECAGLDIVLGDSMGEMPMYYSASDLVLMGGSLLPFGGQNLIEACAAGCPVLLGEHTYNFQQATLDAIESGAAKRIKGELILTQPIALMESLKELLTNADELARMSAAAKTYSVEHQGATKRILAALESQNFSFN
- the purB gene encoding adenylosuccinate lyase, translated to MSQPLSTLNALSPLDGRYAGKLDSLRPWLSEAAFMRQRVFVEIHWLLALAAAGLPDVPKINASDEAFLLSLPENFSDADAQRIKDIEAVTNHDVKAVEYFLKEKVAGRPDLLKASEFIHFACTSEDINNTSHGLMLRGARDEVLLPQLRKVLSALTDLAIEHAKVPLLSRTHGQPASPSTLGKEIANIAKRLERAIDAIAAVPLLGKMNGAVGNYNAHLSAYPEFDWENFSKNVVENRLGLTFNPYTIQIEPHDGMAQLFDAIARANTILLDMDRDFWAYISVGYFKQRTKAGEIGSSTMPHKVNPIDFENSEGNLGVANVLLRHLAEKLPISRWQRDLTDSTVLRNLGPAFGHSVLAYDSALRGLGKLEVNYAAIAADLDACWEVLAEPVQTVMRRYGIENPYEQLKELTRGKGINQADLQTFIRGLKIPEDAKARLLEMTPSSYLGKAVELTERLKK